A window of the Corynebacterium minutissimum genome harbors these coding sequences:
- the ramA gene encoding acetate metabolism transcriptional regulator RamA: protein MEPHRLKDDDEAVRAALSSLKTATGIPVTMYGTLLPDNRLQITQWVGLRTPALQNLVIDANVGVGGRVVSTRRAVGVSDYTRATTISHENDRYIQDEGLHSIVAVPVTVQREIRGVLYVGVHSPVRLGDKVIEEVTMTARCLEQDLAVNSALRRADSGKGGAARGHVMNGAEWEQVRSTHSKLRMLANRVSDEGLRKELEALCDQMVSPVRVKQSTKLSARELDVLSCVALGHTNVEAAEEMGIGAETVKSYLRSVMRKLGAHTRYEAVNAARRIGALP from the coding sequence ATGGAGCCGCATCGACTCAAGGATGACGACGAGGCCGTACGCGCAGCACTGTCGTCGTTGAAGACTGCTACGGGTATTCCCGTCACTATGTACGGAACCCTATTGCCGGATAATCGTTTGCAGATTACCCAGTGGGTAGGTTTGCGCACGCCGGCGCTACAGAACCTCGTGATTGACGCCAACGTGGGTGTCGGTGGACGCGTGGTGAGCACGCGTCGTGCCGTCGGTGTTTCTGACTACACCCGCGCCACGACGATTAGTCATGAGAATGACCGTTATATCCAGGATGAAGGTCTTCACTCCATCGTTGCGGTGCCGGTCACTGTCCAGCGAGAGATTCGCGGTGTCCTCTATGTCGGTGTCCACTCGCCGGTGCGTTTGGGTGACAAGGTTATTGAAGAAGTCACCATGACCGCTCGTTGCCTGGAGCAGGACCTTGCGGTGAATTCAGCCCTCCGCCGTGCTGACAGTGGAAAGGGTGGAGCCGCGCGTGGCCACGTAATGAATGGCGCGGAGTGGGAGCAGGTACGTTCTACTCACTCCAAGCTGCGTATGCTGGCAAACCGCGTCTCGGATGAGGGCCTGCGCAAGGAGCTCGAGGCTCTCTGTGATCAGATGGTGTCCCCAGTACGCGTCAAGCAGTCCACCAAGCTATCTGCCCGCGAGCTCGATGTTCTGTCGTGTGTGGCACTCGGCCATACCAACGTGGAAGCGGCCGAGGAAATGGGGATCGGCGCCGAGACTGTGAAGTCTTATTTGCGCTCTGTGATGCGCAAACTCGGTGCTCATACCCGTTATGAAGCGGTGAATGCAGCACGTCGCATCGGCGCGTTGCCCTGA
- the cysK gene encoding cysteine synthase A, with amino-acid sequence MVAVYNNILETIGGTPLVRLNRLTEGLGAEVLVKVESFNPANSVKDRIAKAIVDAAVESGQLKPGGTIVEATSGNTGIGLALVGAAQGYKVILTMPETMSNERKVLLRAYGAEIVLTPGAAGMKGAVEKANEIIAETPNAILASQFANEANPKIHEQTTGPEIWKDAEGKVDAFVAGVGTGGTVTGVGRYLRSQNADTYLVAVEPSDSPVLSEGKAGPHKIQGIGANFVPEVLDREILNEVLTATTEESVSTARKLATEEGLLVGISSGANVSAALKLAAREEFKGKTIVVVAPDFGERYVSTILFEDIREA; translated from the coding sequence ATCGTGGCTGTCTACAACAACATTCTGGAAACCATCGGCGGCACCCCGCTCGTCCGCCTCAACCGTCTTACCGAGGGCCTCGGCGCCGAGGTGCTGGTGAAGGTCGAGTCCTTTAACCCGGCAAACTCCGTGAAGGACCGCATCGCCAAGGCGATTGTCGACGCCGCCGTAGAATCCGGCCAGCTCAAGCCTGGCGGCACCATCGTTGAGGCCACCTCCGGCAACACCGGTATTGGCTTGGCACTCGTCGGTGCTGCACAGGGCTACAAGGTCATCCTGACCATGCCGGAAACCATGTCCAACGAACGTAAGGTTCTGCTCCGCGCTTACGGTGCTGAGATCGTTCTTACCCCGGGCGCTGCCGGCATGAAGGGTGCCGTCGAGAAGGCGAACGAGATTATCGCCGAGACCCCGAACGCTATCCTGGCTTCCCAGTTCGCAAACGAGGCCAACCCGAAGATCCACGAGCAGACCACTGGCCCGGAAATCTGGAAGGACGCCGAGGGCAAGGTCGACGCTTTCGTTGCCGGCGTGGGCACCGGCGGCACCGTAACCGGCGTTGGCCGTTACCTGCGCTCCCAGAACGCCGACACCTATCTCGTTGCCGTCGAGCCGTCCGACTCCCCTGTTCTCTCCGAAGGCAAGGCTGGCCCGCACAAGATTCAGGGCATTGGCGCCAACTTCGTGCCGGAGGTTCTAGACCGCGAAATCCTTAACGAGGTTCTTACCGCTACCACCGAGGAGTCAGTGTCTACTGCACGCAAGCTCGCTACCGAGGAAGGCCTGCTGGTCGGTATCTCCTCCGGTGCCAACGTCTCCGCTGCTCTGAAGCTGGCTGCTCGTGAGGAATTCAAGGGCAAGACCATCGTGGTAGTTGCTCCGGACTTCGGCGAACGTTACGTCTCCACCATCCTCTTCGAGGACATCCGCGAGGCCTAA
- the murA gene encoding UDP-N-acetylglucosamine 1-carboxyvinyltransferase, whose translation MKDQFIVSGGARLQGTVKVDGAKNSVLKLMAAALLAEGTTTLTNCPEILDVPLMRKVLEGLGCSVEIEGHTVRITTPAELHSNADFDAVRQFRASVCVLGPLTSRCGHAKVALPGGDAIGSRPLDMHQSGLEKLGASTRIEHGAVVAEAEHLRGASIKLDFPSVGATENILTAAVLAEGETQLHNAAREPEIVDLCLMLKEMGANIEGEGTSTITIKGVDKLHPTEHEVIGDRIVAGTWAYAAVMTRGDITVGGIAPKHLHLPLEKLKSAGAEIEAYVNGFRVRMDRRPTAVDYQTLPYPGFPTDLQPIAIGLSSVAQGTSIITENVFESRFRFVDEMLRLGADAQVDGHHVVIRGQEQLSSTHVWSSDIRAGAGLVLSALCADETTTVHDVFHIDRGYPNFVENLQALGATIERTQEEELY comes from the coding sequence GTGAAAGACCAGTTTATTGTCTCCGGTGGGGCGCGCCTACAGGGCACCGTCAAGGTGGACGGTGCCAAAAATAGTGTGCTGAAGCTGATGGCTGCGGCCTTGTTGGCGGAGGGCACCACCACGCTGACCAATTGTCCTGAGATTCTCGATGTCCCCCTGATGCGCAAGGTCCTCGAGGGCCTGGGCTGCTCCGTGGAGATTGAGGGGCACACGGTGCGCATTACGACGCCCGCCGAGCTCCACTCCAACGCTGACTTCGACGCGGTGCGTCAGTTCCGCGCTTCGGTGTGCGTGCTTGGCCCATTGACCTCGCGGTGTGGGCATGCCAAGGTGGCGCTCCCCGGCGGAGATGCCATCGGCTCCCGCCCGCTCGATATGCACCAATCCGGTTTGGAAAAACTTGGTGCGAGTACCCGTATTGAACACGGCGCGGTCGTAGCCGAAGCGGAACACTTGCGCGGCGCCAGCATCAAGCTTGACTTTCCCTCTGTGGGCGCGACCGAAAACATCCTGACTGCCGCCGTCCTTGCGGAGGGCGAAACGCAGCTCCACAATGCTGCGCGCGAGCCGGAGATCGTCGACTTGTGCCTCATGCTCAAGGAGATGGGCGCCAACATCGAGGGTGAAGGAACCTCCACCATCACCATCAAGGGAGTGGACAAACTGCACCCGACCGAGCACGAGGTCATTGGTGATCGCATCGTTGCCGGCACCTGGGCTTATGCAGCGGTGATGACGAGAGGTGACATCACTGTTGGCGGTATTGCGCCCAAGCATCTGCACCTTCCGCTGGAAAAGCTCAAGTCCGCCGGCGCGGAGATTGAGGCTTATGTCAACGGATTCCGGGTACGCATGGATCGCCGCCCCACTGCTGTGGACTACCAGACCTTGCCGTATCCCGGCTTTCCCACGGATCTGCAGCCGATCGCCATTGGCCTTTCTTCTGTAGCGCAGGGAACCTCCATCATCACGGAGAATGTCTTCGAGTCTCGCTTCCGCTTTGTTGATGAGATGCTGCGCCTCGGTGCCGACGCGCAGGTGGACGGTCACCACGTTGTCATTCGTGGTCAGGAACAATTGTCCTCCACTCATGTCTGGAGTTCCGACATTCGAGCCGGTGCCGGTTTGGTCCTTTCTGCACTATGCGCGGATGAGACAACGACGGTCCACGACGTCTTCCACATTGATCGCGGCTACCCGAACTTCGTGGAGAACCTTCAGGCCCTAGGGGCCACCATCGAGCGCACGCAAGAGGAAGAGCTCTACTAA